From Paraburkholderia fungorum, the proteins below share one genomic window:
- the treY gene encoding malto-oligosyltrehalose synthase — MTVPRSTLRLQFHRGFTFDDAAKHVDYFAALGISHLYASPITTAEPGSMHGYDTVDYNQVSAECGGEAALKRLVDKLRAHNMGLIVDMVPNHMGVGGSSNAWWLDILEWGRHSAYARHFDVDWHSPDPALRGKVLQPTLGAPYGEELAAGRIALHFAADTGRFYIGYGPHVFPICPIDYASILQSADRADLSALAERFQGLTTQPTDQPRAAEARNALREFVAQHGGSAIEFVLQAYAPDDPVTRDRLHRLIERQHFRLAWWRTASDEVNWRRFFDISTLAGVRVERPEVFDAVHALVFRLYQEGVVDGLRIDHVDGLAEPREYCQRLRQRLTELRDTAPYVVVEKILGRGEPLRDDWPVDGTTGYDFMSDVGALLHDPAGAEPLARTWTELTGRSPRFEDEALAARRKILAENLSAELDRAARALHRIARDSLTTRDFTFTTLRRVLTELVVHFPVYRIYPQNGLRSATDNIYFDQALASAKATLSRADHVVLERVNAWLGGSAEEMPNPRPGAQPQQPGQSGGPPPHAGSSRRTAQTLFSQLTAPVAAKAVEDTACYRYGRLLSRNEVGSDPGEFALSVEQFHAANLERSQRFPHALLATATHDHKRGEDVRARLAVLSEIADDWSATLRAWSTLNVPHRRALDGEPISSVSQDRSDDWAPGAAAEAMLYQTLVGCWPPDLQPDDEAGVKELAERVAQWQLKALREAKLQTNWLAPDEAYEAGCRDFLFDILAPQRRDGFLKELAAFVARIGRAGALNSLQQTVLRLASPGIPDLYQGTELWDFSLVDPDNRRPVDFAKREALLVQTPPSEFLSTWHDGRVKLAVVQRVLALREHLPELLSQSTYLPLTVRGTHASSVIAFARRHGNAWAVVVASRLAAGLLGDDGELPLVDAAKWGDTAVEVPSDLSSRALFDWLSPAAPKVDENGLLYLRDALAAMPIAVLVEDGVPRS, encoded by the coding sequence ATGACCGTCCCGCGCTCCACGCTTCGCCTCCAGTTCCACCGCGGTTTCACTTTCGACGACGCCGCGAAGCACGTCGACTACTTCGCGGCGCTCGGCATCAGCCATCTGTACGCATCGCCTATCACGACCGCCGAGCCCGGCTCGATGCACGGCTACGACACCGTCGACTACAACCAGGTCAGCGCCGAATGCGGCGGCGAGGCGGCCCTCAAGCGCCTCGTCGACAAACTGCGCGCGCACAACATGGGGCTGATCGTCGACATGGTGCCGAACCACATGGGCGTCGGCGGATCGAGCAACGCGTGGTGGCTCGACATCCTCGAATGGGGACGCCATAGCGCGTATGCCCGCCATTTCGACGTGGACTGGCATTCACCCGATCCGGCCTTGCGCGGCAAGGTGCTGCAGCCCACGCTCGGCGCGCCCTACGGTGAGGAACTCGCGGCGGGCCGCATCGCGCTGCATTTCGCCGCCGACACGGGCCGCTTTTACATCGGCTATGGCCCACATGTGTTCCCGATCTGCCCGATCGATTACGCGTCGATCCTGCAAAGCGCGGACCGCGCCGACCTCAGCGCGCTCGCCGAGCGTTTCCAGGGACTGACGACGCAACCGACCGACCAGCCGCGCGCCGCCGAAGCGCGCAATGCGTTGCGCGAGTTCGTCGCGCAGCACGGCGGCTCGGCGATCGAGTTCGTGCTGCAAGCGTATGCGCCCGACGATCCGGTGACGCGCGACCGCTTGCATCGTCTGATCGAGCGGCAGCACTTCCGCCTCGCGTGGTGGCGCACCGCATCCGATGAAGTGAACTGGCGGCGCTTCTTCGATATCTCGACGCTGGCCGGCGTGCGCGTCGAGCGACCCGAAGTATTCGACGCCGTGCATGCGCTGGTTTTCCGGCTGTATCAGGAAGGCGTGGTGGATGGCCTGCGGATCGACCACGTCGACGGACTCGCGGAACCGCGCGAATATTGTCAGCGCTTGCGGCAGCGGCTCACGGAATTGCGCGACACGGCGCCGTATGTCGTGGTCGAAAAGATTCTCGGCCGGGGCGAGCCGTTGCGAGACGACTGGCCCGTGGACGGCACCACGGGCTACGACTTCATGAGCGACGTCGGCGCGCTGCTGCACGACCCGGCCGGCGCGGAACCGCTCGCGCGCACGTGGACCGAACTGACCGGCCGCAGTCCGCGTTTCGAAGACGAAGCACTGGCCGCGCGTCGCAAGATTCTCGCGGAAAACCTGTCGGCGGAACTGGATCGCGCGGCGCGCGCATTGCATCGCATCGCACGCGATTCGCTGACGACGCGTGACTTCACGTTCACCACGCTGCGCCGCGTGCTGACCGAACTGGTCGTGCATTTTCCGGTGTACCGGATTTATCCGCAGAACGGCTTGCGCAGCGCGACCGACAACATTTATTTCGATCAGGCTCTGGCGAGCGCGAAGGCAACATTGTCGCGCGCGGATCACGTCGTGCTGGAGCGCGTAAATGCGTGGCTCGGCGGCAGCGCGGAAGAAATGCCGAACCCACGACCCGGCGCGCAACCGCAGCAGCCGGGTCAGAGTGGCGGACCGCCGCCGCATGCAGGCTCGTCACGCCGCACCGCGCAGACGCTATTTTCGCAACTGACCGCGCCGGTCGCTGCGAAGGCGGTTGAAGATACAGCGTGTTATCGCTATGGACGGTTGCTGTCGCGTAACGAGGTTGGCTCCGATCCGGGCGAATTCGCTTTGTCGGTCGAGCAATTTCACGCGGCCAATCTGGAACGTTCGCAGCGGTTTCCGCACGCGTTGCTGGCTACGGCCACACACGATCACAAGCGCGGCGAGGACGTGCGTGCGCGGCTCGCGGTGCTGAGCGAAATCGCGGACGACTGGAGCGCGACGTTGCGCGCGTGGTCGACGCTGAATGTGCCGCATCGTCGTGCGCTCGATGGCGAGCCGATTAGCAGCGTGAGTCAGGACCGCAGCGACGACTGGGCGCCCGGCGCGGCGGCCGAAGCGATGCTGTATCAGACGCTGGTGGGGTGCTGGCCACCCGATCTGCAGCCGGACGACGAAGCGGGCGTCAAGGAACTGGCCGAGCGCGTCGCGCAATGGCAGCTGAAGGCGCTGCGGGAAGCGAAGCTGCAAACCAACTGGCTCGCGCCCGACGAAGCCTACGAGGCGGGCTGCCGCGATTTCCTGTTCGACATACTCGCGCCGCAGCGGCGCGATGGCTTCCTGAAGGAACTGGCGGCGTTTGTCGCGCGAATCGGCCGGGCGGGCGCGCTGAACAGCTTGCAGCAGACGGTGTTGCGGCTCGCATCGCCTGGGATTCCCGACCTTTACCAAGGCACCGAACTGTGGGACTTCAGCCTCGTCGATCCCGACAATCGGCGTCCCGTCGATTTCGCGAAGCGCGAGGCGTTACTGGTTCAGACGCCGCCGTCGGAATTTCTATCCACCTGGCACGACGGACGTGTGAAGCTGGCGGTCGTCCAACGTGTGCTTGCGTTGCGCGAGCATCTGCCGGAGTTGCTGAGTCAAAGCACCTATTTGCCGCTGACGGTGCGCGGCACGCATGCGTCGAGCGTGATTGCGTTTGCGCGGCGTCATGGCAATGCGTGGGCAGTGGTGGTGGCGAGCCGGCTGGCCGCGGGGCTACTCGGCGACGACGGCGAACTGCCGCTGGTGGACGCCGCGAAGTGGGGGGACACGGCCGTGGAAGTGCCGTCGGATCTATCATCGCGGGCGCTGTTCGACTGGCTGAGCCCTGCCGCGCCGAAGGTCGACGAAAACGGCCTGCTGTATTTGCGCGATGCGCTGGCGGCGATGCCGATTGCCGTGCTGGTCGAGGACGGTGTGCCGCGCAGTTGA
- the treZ gene encoding malto-oligosyltrehalose trehalohydrolase, giving the protein MSESPIDPHAHHHAHCLPFSAQLLGATGTKPRTRFRFWAPSCKTVQIAIENGAAQGTHDMTPTGNGWFEATVDCGAGTLYRFRLDGEQTVPDPASRFQPQDVHGPSEVIDPRAYRWENTGWHGRPWEETVLYELHVGAMGGYAGVQKRLPELAALGVTAIELMPLNDFPGKHNWGYDGVLPYAPDSAYGRPEELKALIDAAHGLGLMVFLDVVYNHFGPDGNYLHAYARSFFREGTHTPWGPAIDFNRNEVSDFFTDNAIYWINEYRIDGLRFDAVHAIDNHEWLRKLSDHIRAGVQHGRHVHLVLENEHNSASLLDTHFDAQWNDDAHNTLHVLLTGETEGYYHAYEDQPIRRLARVLSEGFAYQGDPSPIHDGAPRGESSGHLPPTSFVMFLQNHDQIGNRAFGERLRKLTSDDALRAATGLLLLSPQIPLLFMDEEYGSTQPFLFFTDYTGDLANAVREGRRREFARFSSFSDEKKRAQIPDPNDVKTFNASSPPAPHKARAADDDTQAKDRLDWMHFYKSALAVRAKLITPRLKHGKALGATVLAAANGGDANALIARWKMGDGETLSMALNLSKENVALERVPDGKVIFETPPRVREQAAAGTLPPNAFVAWMTGDVSDYAIGHDARIAGKQERNA; this is encoded by the coding sequence ATGTCCGAAAGTCCGATTGATCCTCATGCGCATCATCACGCGCATTGCCTGCCCTTCAGCGCGCAGTTACTCGGCGCGACAGGCACGAAGCCGCGCACGCGGTTCCGTTTCTGGGCTCCCTCGTGCAAGACCGTGCAGATCGCGATAGAGAACGGCGCGGCGCAGGGTACGCACGATATGACGCCCACCGGCAACGGCTGGTTCGAAGCGACCGTCGATTGCGGCGCGGGTACGTTGTATCGCTTCCGTCTCGACGGCGAGCAGACGGTGCCGGACCCGGCATCGCGGTTTCAGCCGCAGGACGTGCACGGACCGAGCGAAGTGATCGACCCGCGCGCGTATCGATGGGAAAACACCGGCTGGCACGGGCGGCCGTGGGAAGAAACGGTGTTGTACGAATTGCACGTCGGCGCGATGGGCGGCTATGCGGGCGTGCAGAAGCGCCTGCCCGAACTCGCCGCGCTCGGCGTGACTGCCATCGAGTTGATGCCGTTGAACGACTTCCCTGGCAAGCACAACTGGGGCTATGACGGCGTGCTGCCGTATGCACCCGATTCCGCGTATGGCCGCCCGGAAGAACTCAAAGCGCTGATCGACGCCGCGCACGGTCTCGGCCTGATGGTGTTCCTCGATGTGGTCTACAACCACTTCGGTCCCGACGGCAATTATCTGCACGCCTACGCGCGTTCGTTCTTCCGCGAAGGCACGCATACGCCGTGGGGTCCGGCAATCGATTTCAATCGCAATGAAGTGAGCGATTTTTTCACCGATAACGCGATCTACTGGATCAACGAATACCGGATCGACGGGCTGCGTTTCGACGCCGTGCATGCGATCGACAATCACGAATGGCTGCGCAAATTGTCCGACCATATCCGCGCGGGCGTCCAGCATGGACGGCACGTGCATCTGGTGCTCGAAAACGAGCACAACAGCGCGAGCCTGCTGGACACGCATTTCGACGCGCAATGGAACGACGACGCGCACAACACGCTGCACGTTCTGCTGACCGGTGAAACGGAAGGCTACTACCACGCATACGAAGATCAGCCGATTCGCCGTCTCGCGCGCGTGTTGTCGGAAGGCTTCGCGTATCAGGGCGACCCGTCGCCGATTCATGACGGTGCGCCGCGTGGCGAATCGAGCGGACATTTGCCGCCTACGTCGTTCGTGATGTTTTTGCAGAACCACGATCAGATCGGCAATCGCGCTTTCGGCGAACGTCTGCGCAAGCTGACTTCGGACGACGCCTTGCGCGCCGCCACCGGTCTGCTGCTGTTGTCACCGCAAATCCCGTTGCTGTTCATGGACGAGGAATACGGGTCGACCCAGCCCTTCCTCTTCTTCACCGATTACACCGGCGATCTCGCCAACGCAGTGCGCGAAGGAAGGCGCCGCGAATTCGCGCGCTTCTCGTCGTTCAGCGACGAAAAGAAGCGCGCGCAGATTCCCGATCCGAACGACGTGAAGACGTTTAACGCGTCGTCACCGCCCGCGCCTCACAAAGCGCGCGCCGCCGACGACGACACGCAGGCGAAAGACCGCCTCGACTGGATGCACTTCTACAAATCCGCGCTCGCCGTGCGCGCAAAGCTGATCACGCCGCGCCTGAAGCACGGCAAGGCGCTCGGTGCAACCGTGCTCGCCGCAGCCAATGGCGGCGACGCGAACGCGCTGATTGCGCGCTGGAAAATGGGCGACGGCGAGACGTTGTCGATGGCGCTGAATCTGTCGAAGGAAAACGTGGCGTTGGAGCGCGTGCCCGACGGCAAGGTGATTTTCGAAACGCCGCCGCGCGTACGCGAACAGGCCGCCGCCGGCACGTTGCCGCCAAACGCGTTCGTCGCGTGGATGACCGGCGACGTCAGCGACTACGCGATCGGCCACGATGCGCGCATCGCAGGAAAACAGGAGCGCAACGCGTGA
- the glgX gene encoding glycogen debranching protein GlgX, with product MSHAMPDRLLPGSPYPLGASWDGLGVNFAVFSANAQKIELCLFDPTGRKEIRRYTLPECTDEVWHGYLPNAHPGTAYGFRAHGPYQPHQGHRFNPHKLLLDPYARKLVGQFRWSDALFGYRVHSNRADLSIDRRDSAPAMPKCVVIDEAFDWSHDKRPNVPWGETVIYETHVRGASMLRADLRQHERGTFAALSSPEFIEHLLKLGVTAVELLPVHAFLNDRFLVERGLRNYWGYNTAAFFAPEPSYLSTHRLDEMRIAVRQLHAAGIEVFLDVVYNHTCEGSEMGPTISWRGLDNASYYRLIPGDERHHINDTGCGDTLNLPHPRVLQMVMDSLRYWSTAFNIDGFRFDLGVTLGREQHGFDPGSGFFDALRQDPVLSQRKLISEPWDIGPGGYQLGNHPPGFSEWNDRFRDTVRRFWRGDAGLRPDLAARLTGSADLFNRRFRKPWASINFVTSHDGFTLADVTAYEQKHNEANREDNNDGHNENCSRNWGVEGPTDDPAILATRKRVARSLIATLLMALGTPMVLAGDESLRTQNGNNNAYCQDNDISWIDWERADSPDGRQMTDFVARVIALRKQHPLLRETRFLFGDREVLPGLFDVGWFDEHGDPLTIEAWQDPEGRAFTLRRAGPGSNGETEVLLMMLNANEETLRFTPPAPHLEWHVLLDTAEPANAPYRLAAADVEVAAHGLVMLAAQPVGEADWQAGWMAGAQHGPRLLTALPPDPGAHPPGSDTSPST from the coding sequence ATGTCGCATGCAATGCCCGACCGGCTGTTGCCGGGCTCGCCGTATCCGCTCGGTGCCAGCTGGGATGGACTGGGCGTCAACTTCGCCGTGTTCTCGGCGAATGCGCAGAAAATCGAGCTTTGCCTGTTCGACCCCACGGGCCGCAAGGAAATCAGGCGCTACACGCTGCCCGAATGTACCGACGAAGTCTGGCACGGCTATCTGCCGAATGCGCACCCGGGCACCGCTTACGGTTTTCGCGCGCACGGGCCGTATCAGCCGCATCAGGGACATCGTTTCAATCCGCACAAGCTGTTGCTCGATCCGTATGCGCGCAAGCTCGTCGGCCAGTTTCGCTGGTCGGATGCGCTGTTCGGTTATCGCGTGCATTCGAATCGCGCGGACCTTTCCATCGACCGGCGCGATTCCGCGCCTGCGATGCCGAAGTGCGTGGTGATCGACGAAGCGTTCGACTGGTCGCACGATAAACGCCCGAACGTGCCGTGGGGAGAGACGGTTATTTACGAAACGCATGTGCGCGGCGCGTCGATGTTGCGCGCCGATTTGCGTCAGCACGAGCGCGGCACGTTCGCGGCGCTGTCGTCGCCGGAGTTCATCGAGCATTTGCTGAAGCTCGGCGTGACGGCCGTCGAACTGTTGCCGGTCCATGCGTTTCTGAACGACCGCTTTCTGGTGGAGCGCGGCCTGCGCAATTACTGGGGCTACAACACCGCCGCGTTTTTCGCGCCCGAGCCGTCGTATCTGAGCACGCACCGGCTCGACGAAATGCGCATCGCCGTGCGCCAGTTGCACGCGGCCGGCATCGAGGTGTTTCTCGACGTGGTCTACAACCACACCTGCGAAGGCAGCGAAATGGGGCCGACCATCTCGTGGCGCGGACTCGACAATGCCAGCTATTACCGCCTTATTCCAGGCGATGAACGTCACCATATTAACGACACCGGTTGTGGCGATACGCTGAACCTGCCGCATCCGCGCGTATTGCAGATGGTGATGGATTCGCTGCGTTACTGGTCGACGGCGTTCAACATCGACGGCTTCCGTTTCGATCTCGGCGTGACGCTCGGCCGTGAGCAGCACGGTTTCGATCCCGGTTCGGGTTTCTTCGACGCGCTGCGCCAGGACCCCGTTCTGTCGCAGCGCAAGCTGATTTCCGAACCGTGGGACATCGGGCCTGGCGGTTATCAGCTAGGCAATCATCCGCCGGGATTCAGCGAATGGAATGACCGTTTTCGCGACACCGTGCGCCGTTTCTGGCGCGGCGACGCAGGCTTGCGGCCCGACCTCGCCGCGCGTCTGACGGGCTCGGCGGATCTGTTCAACCGGCGCTTCAGAAAACCGTGGGCGTCGATCAACTTCGTCACGTCACACGACGGCTTTACGTTAGCGGATGTCACTGCGTACGAGCAGAAGCACAACGAAGCAAATCGCGAAGACAACAACGACGGGCATAACGAGAATTGCAGCCGCAACTGGGGCGTCGAAGGTCCGACCGACGATCCCGCGATTCTCGCCACGCGCAAACGCGTCGCCCGTTCGCTGATCGCCACGCTGCTGATGGCGCTCGGCACGCCGATGGTGCTGGCCGGCGACGAATCGCTGCGAACGCAGAACGGCAACAACAACGCGTACTGCCAGGACAACGACATATCGTGGATCGACTGGGAGCGCGCGGATTCACCCGACGGCCGTCAGATGACCGACTTCGTCGCGCGCGTGATCGCGCTGCGCAAGCAGCATCCGCTACTGCGCGAAACGCGTTTTCTGTTCGGCGACCGCGAAGTACTGCCGGGATTATTCGATGTCGGCTGGTTCGACGAACATGGCGATCCGCTCACTATCGAAGCATGGCAGGACCCCGAAGGCCGCGCGTTCACGCTGCGTCGCGCGGGGCCCGGTTCGAACGGCGAAACCGAAGTATTGTTGATGATGCTCAACGCAAACGAGGAAACGCTGCGATTCACGCCTCCCGCGCCGCACCTGGAATGGCACGTGCTGTTAGATACGGCTGAACCGGCCAACGCGCCGTACCGGCTGGCAGCGGCGGACGTGGAAGTGGCCGCGCACGGTCTGGTGATGCTGGCCGCGCAACCGGTCGGCGAAGCGGACTGGCAGGCCGGATGGATGGCCGGCGCGCAGCACGGGCCACGGCTTCTGACTGCGCTACCGCCCGATCCCGGTGCGCATCCGCCCGGTAGCGACACGTCGCCGAGCACCTAG
- the malQ gene encoding 4-alpha-glucanotransferase — translation MTTRVTNRRPNETIVTLAARAGFEVEWQDAHHTTQQVPESTLAVLLERMGLPCGNATQIRQSAAALEAELSGKKMPPLMTAEVGRGIALPMAAVKSGSHYRIELESGSIIDGRFTSPKGEEALLAPIDEPGYHTLVINEQRVTLAVAPHRCYTVDDAWRTLHPESAKKTPPLWGVAAQLYGLRRSGDGGIGDYSALAQVAVESGKRGAHALAISPTHAMFSAEPNRFSPYSPSSRLWLNVTHIDPAAVFGADAARDALNAAQAADAWSRLEDLQLIDWPNAVVLKLKVLRTLYEHFSEHERPQHTPRALEFHGFCERAGRALEDHARFEALQAAQLSQEGGHGHWRDWPDALRDPRSPEVDAFADANRHEVDFHLFLQWLAAKGLSHAQQAAHDAGMAVGLIADLAVGCDSAGSHAWSYRDDMLQGVSVGAPPDLFNQAGQAWGLTTFSPRAMRTQGFSAFIDMLRAAFAHAGGIRIDHILGLRRLWLVPEGESARNGAYLRYPLEDLLRLIALESWRHRSIVIGEDLGTVPPGFRERLDEHGIAGIRVLWFEGAHDGPGFKPPREWDRNAVGTTTTHDLPTVTGWWRGSDITWRNKIGQTMARADGRDPEEAAQEERAKERVELWRAFQQAGVAAPGVSAPPADSAPVDEALAFVAATPGPLVTFPLEDLLALVDQPNLPGSIDEHPNWRRRLSLPVDELFNDEAFCDRLLAVDRARRAAQVATPSSNASSEPDTP, via the coding sequence GTGACGACACGAGTAACCAACCGCCGTCCTAACGAAACCATCGTCACCCTCGCCGCCCGCGCGGGTTTCGAGGTGGAGTGGCAGGACGCGCATCACACGACGCAGCAGGTGCCCGAAAGCACCCTCGCGGTGCTGCTCGAACGAATGGGTTTGCCGTGCGGCAACGCCACGCAGATCCGGCAAAGCGCTGCGGCTCTCGAAGCCGAATTGTCGGGCAAGAAAATGCCGCCGCTGATGACGGCCGAAGTCGGGCGCGGCATTGCGTTGCCGATGGCCGCCGTGAAGTCGGGCAGCCATTACCGGATTGAACTGGAGAGCGGCTCGATCATCGACGGACGCTTTACCTCGCCGAAAGGCGAAGAAGCGCTGCTCGCGCCGATCGACGAACCCGGCTATCACACGCTTGTGATCAACGAGCAACGCGTGACGTTGGCCGTCGCGCCGCATCGCTGCTACACCGTCGACGACGCGTGGCGCACGCTGCATCCCGAAAGCGCGAAGAAAACGCCGCCGCTGTGGGGCGTCGCCGCGCAACTGTACGGCCTGCGCCGGTCCGGCGACGGCGGCATCGGCGATTACTCGGCGCTCGCGCAAGTCGCCGTCGAGAGCGGGAAACGCGGTGCGCACGCGCTCGCCATCAGCCCCACTCACGCGATGTTCAGCGCGGAGCCGAATCGCTTCAGCCCGTATTCGCCGTCGTCGCGTTTGTGGCTGAACGTCACGCATATCGATCCCGCTGCAGTGTTCGGCGCCGACGCCGCGCGCGATGCGCTCAATGCCGCGCAGGCCGCGGATGCCTGGTCACGACTCGAAGACCTGCAGTTGATCGACTGGCCGAACGCAGTCGTCTTGAAGCTGAAGGTGTTGCGCACGCTGTACGAGCATTTCAGCGAACACGAACGCCCGCAGCACACGCCGCGCGCGCTGGAATTTCACGGCTTCTGCGAACGCGCCGGCCGTGCTCTCGAAGACCACGCGCGATTCGAAGCGCTGCAGGCGGCGCAACTGTCGCAGGAAGGCGGCCACGGACATTGGCGCGACTGGCCCGACGCATTGCGCGATCCGCGCAGCCCGGAAGTCGACGCGTTCGCCGACGCGAATCGTCACGAAGTCGACTTCCACCTGTTTCTGCAATGGCTTGCCGCGAAAGGTTTGTCGCACGCGCAGCAAGCCGCGCACGACGCGGGCATGGCGGTCGGCCTGATCGCCGATCTCGCGGTGGGTTGCGACAGTGCGGGCAGTCACGCGTGGTCGTATCGCGACGACATGCTGCAAGGCGTGTCGGTTGGCGCACCGCCCGACCTGTTCAATCAGGCCGGTCAGGCGTGGGGGCTCACCACCTTCTCGCCGCGCGCGATGCGCACGCAAGGCTTCTCCGCGTTCATCGACATGCTGCGCGCCGCGTTCGCACATGCGGGCGGCATCCGCATCGATCACATTCTCGGCTTGCGGCGGCTATGGCTCGTGCCCGAAGGCGAGAGCGCGCGCAACGGCGCGTATCTGCGCTACCCGCTCGAAGACCTGCTGCGGCTGATCGCGCTGGAATCGTGGCGGCATCGCTCAATCGTGATCGGTGAAGACCTTGGCACCGTGCCGCCCGGTTTTCGCGAACGGCTCGACGAACACGGCATCGCCGGTATTCGCGTGTTGTGGTTCGAGGGCGCGCACGACGGCCCCGGTTTCAAGCCGCCGCGCGAGTGGGACCGCAACGCGGTCGGCACCACGACCACGCACGATCTGCCGACCGTGACCGGCTGGTGGCGCGGCAGCGACATCACATGGCGCAACAAAATCGGACAGACGATGGCGCGCGCCGACGGCCGTGATCCCGAAGAAGCTGCGCAGGAGGAACGCGCGAAGGAACGCGTCGAGTTGTGGCGCGCGTTCCAGCAGGCGGGCGTGGCCGCACCGGGCGTGAGCGCGCCGCCCGCCGACAGCGCGCCCGTGGACGAGGCGCTGGCCTTCGTCGCGGCGACCCCAGGCCCGCTCGTCACGTTTCCGCTCGAAGATCTGCTTGCGCTGGTCGATCAGCCGAATCTGCCCGGTTCGATCGACGAGCACCCGAACTGGCGGCGTCGTCTGAGCCTGCCGGTCGACGAACTGTTCAACGACGAGGCCTTCTGCGATCGCCTGCTCGCCGTCGATCGCGCGCGCCGCGCCGCCCAGGTTGCCACTCCCTCTTCCAACGCTTCTTCGGAGCCTGATACGCCATGA